CGGCAAGATCCAGGTTCGCGTGCAAGATCAGCTGGTCGAGTTCGCTGCCCAGACCACTGCCGACGAAAAGCTCACCACCGGCACGCCGGTTCAGGTGATCGAAACCGTTAGCCCGACGATCGTGCTGGTCGTTCCGCTTTCGACCCAAGTCGACGCGCACCCAGATTCCGCAGAACCGGAACAAACGGCGCAAGCCCACTAAAAAAACGTCTTGTCTGCTGACGACTGCCCCAGGAAGGGTAGTCTGTGACCTACATACACCTAGATGTGCCAGCGCGCGGATTGCGCCCGCACCAAGCCCTGACAACGAGGAACCCCGTTCATGCAGTACGCACTATTGATCGCCCAAGGCTCTGACGGACTACTGAGTTGGTTCGGAACGACGTGGGGCATCCTTTCGATCATCGTCATCCTGGTCGTGATGGCTTTCTTCGGTTTTTTGATCCTGCTGCAAAGCCAATACAAACGCTGCCCGAGTAACCGTGTGCTGGTCGTTTACGGTCGGACCGGTGGCGGCAAGTCGGCCCAAACGGTTCATGGTGGTGCCAAGTTCGTCATCCCGCTGGTGCAGGACTACGCCTACTTAAGCCTGGAACCAATTCAAATTGAAATCCCGCTGCGTGGTGCGCTTTCTTCGGAAAACATCCGCGTGAATGTCCCTAGCTGCTTTACCGTCGCCATTGGCACCATGCCGGGCGTGATGGACAACGCGGCCGTCCGTTTGCTGGGTCTCACTACGAACGAGATTCGCAAACAGGCCGAAGAGCTTATCTTCGGTCAGCTGCGTCAGGTCATCGCTTCGATGGGGATCGAAGAGATCAACCGCGACCGCGATACATTCCTCGAACACATTCAACGTTCGCTGGAGCCGGAACTCAACAAGATCGGCCTGGTGCTGATCAACGTGAACATCACCGACATCACCGACGAGTCTGGCTACATCGACGCCATCGGTCAGAAGGCCGCCTCGCTGGCCATTCAATTGGCCCGTGGTGACGTGGCCGACAACGAGAAGATGGGTGAAATTCGTGTTGCTTCGGCTCAACGTGACCGAGAAGTCGAAGTCGCCAACGCGACCAAGGCCCGGATGATTGGTACTCGCGAAGCCGAACGCGAACAGGCCATTCGGATCGCCGACTTGAACAAAGAACAAACGGTCGGCGAACGTGCCGCCGAGTTCGAGCGCGAAGCGAAGGTGAAAGATGCCGAGCGTGAAAAGCGTATTCGCATGGCCGACGCCGACGCCGCGGCGATCATCGGTGAACGCAACGCCGAGTTTGATCGCGAAGCGCAGGTGAAAGACGCCGAGCGAGCCAAGCGTATTCGTATCGCCGAAGCCGACGCCACGGCCATCGAAGGGGAAAACCTTTCCGAAGCCAAGGTCGCTGCCTCGAAGGCCGAACTTTCGGTCAAGAGAGCCGAAGCATACGAACGCGGTGAAATCCGCAAACGCGAAGCGGAAGGTGCCGTGCAAGAGGCCGAGAACCGTGCCCTGGCCAAAGCGGCCATCGCCGAGGCCGAACGCGTCGAAGCGGAGAAGCGAGCCTTACTGGAAGCACCGGCCAAAGCCGAGAAAGCCAAGATCGAAGTCGATTCGGCTGCCGAAGCTGCCAAACGACGCATCCTGGCCCAAGCCGAAGCCGACGCGATCTACGCCAAGCTGGAAGCCGAAGCCCGCGGTGAATACGAGAAGCTGGCCAAGAAGGGTGCCGGTTTGAAAGCGATCGTCGAAGCTTGCGGTAGCAGCAAGGAAGCTTTCCAACTGATGCTGCTCGAACACCTCGACACGCTGGCCGAAAGCAGTGCCAAGGCCATCTCGAACATCAAGTTCGACAAGGTCGTCGTCTGGGAAGGTGGCGGTCAGAACGGCCGCTCGAACACCGCCGACTGGCTCAGCGGCATGGCCAAGACCTTGCCTCCGATGATGCAGGTCATGAAAGACATCGGCGGCATCGAACTACCAGAAGCATTGGTTCGCTACACAGAAGACCCCGAGTCGCTGGCCAACGGCCAAAACAAGCCGAACCAACAGGAACCTTCGGCCAACTAACGTTTGCCCAGGACCTAAAAAACCACATGAATAGCCGCCCGCGTGCGGCTATTCTCTTTTCTTGCCGGAGGCCGCCACTTCTCCAAGCTAATCGTCTTGCATCGTCAAATGCTTATGATTAAATCAGAGGAGCGGTAGAGTTATTTCATTCGGACTTGGATCACGCAAACCAAATAGACGGCGGTTTACTATGGGAAAGAAAACTCCTGGCCCCATCTGCCGAACGCGCGGACATGGCTGCCCCGATAAGCAAACGCTGGATAAGTCACGATCGAATGTTCAACGACCAGTCGGTACGGAAAAGAAAACGGCGAACTTCCAGGAACAGGAGCTAGGCACCTGGAATAGTTTCACCGAGACCATAAGTGACACTGCCAATGATGTCCTGAATACAGTCTGGGACACGAAGTCATTTTCATGGGTACTTGCCCAGATTTTGAAAAAACTGGGGGAAGATCATCATTCGTGGAAGTTCAAATTCTTTGCCCACTTTTTATCCGGCGGTGGCGAAGCCATGACGGAATTTACCCAGGTGCCAATGGATTGGCAGAACGCCATCCGGCAGAACTGGCGGAAAACCAGCAGCATTCGCCGAGATGTGATGAAGGCCCAGAAAGCCAAGTACCCTAAAGGTAAATTTAGAATCAAACCTTATAACTGGGGCGTGGAAGATCTGACTGGCGCGTTGGGGCACTTTGACCTGACGTATTCTAAAAAAAGTAAAACAGAAACCTACTTGATCGAAGACTACTATGATTTTCCCTATTACGATGAGTCCGACGGCCTACTAAAAGACCACGGCGCGACACTTCCCCCATCGCTTCCAAAATGGATGAGCGATAAGCTCATCTCCCTACTTCCAACTCGTGGATACGCCGTTCCAGAGGGAAAATCTGCAGGCTCCAATCAAAAGTTCAAGATCGTCCAAAAGAATAATGGATCGCTACTATTGACCATTCCCACCGGCTGGCTCCGAGCCAATGGGAAAGCCTTTAACGTGTCGGCGTCCTTCAATAACCAGTTCAATATCGAAAAATATATAGCTGCGTTTGATGAAGAATCGTACGTCTTCTGGGAGGCCCTCGATGAAGATGACCTGGCACATGACCTGATATTCGTGAAAAGCGAAGCACAGCAGGTGAAAGTCTTCAACCATTTAAAGGCCAAACGGCCCGCAGAAGTCGTCGACGTCGCCAAGTATTTCGTCGAGGACCTCGTTGCCCGAACCTCTCCACCGACGATTGCCGATTTGAGTAAAAAACCAGCGTTGACGAACCTGCTCCGGAGCTTTTTAAACGGAACTCCCCTTGCCAGCAAACTGCCGGCTGCCAAGAAGTAGGCCGTCACATGCCCTGAACCTAAGGATCCTCACATTTCTGGTTCAGCGCCGCGGATCACCCAGCGGGTTGTTCAGCGCCTCGTTGAGCGGATTCAGGTACAACGCAAAGAACAGCTTGAAGATCACCATGACGATCAGTCCGGCAATCATCATCCAGATGATCACGCCCCCAATGACCGAAAGCGTGAGAAGCGCGGCCCGTGCTTTCTCTTGATACAAGTTGGAAAGCTTCTCCATCGACTCGGCCAGCATCCCCGAGATTTCGCCCGTTTCGACGACATCCAGAAAGTCTGGCGGGAAACTGCGCGTCTGTCGTAATATATTGTGAATCTCTTCCCCGGCTAAAAGCTCGCGGTCGATCTGACCAGCAAACTGCTGATAGTACTGACTACGGCTGGCTTCCAGCGACAACCGCATCGCTTTGCGGATCTCCATCCCGCCGCCAATTGTCAACGACATAGCCCAGGCCATACGCGACAGACAAAGCGTCCGGATCGGGACACCGAGGCCAGGTATGTTCATCAACAATCGGTCGAGCTGCAAGAAACTAAACTTGCCGCGCGACCACATCAAATAGACGCAGAAGCATAAAAAGACGATCGTTCCGATGATCGCGAAGAACTCAATAGCCCCCTTCGCCCCGACCAGCCCGATACCTAGAGGGTCCATCTTTTTCCCGGTCATCTCCGAGACCCAACCCATCATATAGATCAGAAAGCCAACGATCAGAATCGCCAGCACCAACTGAATCATTGGCCATAGGATACCGGCCAGAAACGAACGGCGGAGCGTAATCTGATGCTCGTACTGATCGGCCAGCTCCAGGAAGATGCGATCGAGATGCCCCGTTTGCTCGCCCAGTTCCACCATCTGTCGAAAGAGTTTCGGAAAGTATTCTCCCGTATGATTGATCGATTCATGCATCGTGTGTCCATCTTCGATGCCGTCGACGATCACCTGCATGTTGTAGCGAAGCGAACCGGTGGCTCGCTCCGCTTCTCGTTTCCAGATCCGCAAAAGATCGACCCCAGCATGCAGCTGATTACCGATCCGACGACACAGTTGAACGAGTTGATTGGTGCTGATACGGGGTGAGAAGAGCATACGGTCGTTTGAAGTTGTCGGTGTTCAGTTTTCAGCAAGAGACGCAGCACGCCTCGACAAGGTCTGCTCCCATCTTACTGAAAACTGCACACTTCACACTGAAAACTCCCACAACTCCTGCTTACGCTCAGTATTTTGTTATAATCTTCCATTCTCCCGTAACTTCCCAGGCAAACATCGTGGCTTCAGACTTCAAACAAATCGCGATCCTCGGCGTTGGGCTCATTGGTGGCTCGATCGGGCTGGCTGCGCTGAAGCGAAAGATTGCCGATAAAGTGGTCGGCATCGGTCGCAGCGAAGAAAAGCTGGCCAAGGCTAAGCGGCAAGGCTGCATCACCGAAGCCACCACCCAGTGGCAGGCCGGCATCCGTGGGGCCGACTTAGTCGTGGTCTGCTCGCCGGTCGAGTCGATTGTTCCACTGGTTGAACAGTTGGTCCCCTTTTGCCAGCCTGGGACCATCATCACCGATGCCGGTAGCACCAAGCAGAAGATCGTAGACACCCTCCATTTGAGTGAGTCGATCCGCGGCCGCAAAGAGGTTTACTTCGTCGGCAGCCACCCGATGGCCGGCAGCGACAAGAGTGGCAGCGATCATGCGACGGCCGATCTGTTTCAAAATCGGGTGACAATCGTGACGCCGGTGGCCGAAACGGAAAGAACCGCCAAAGCGACTGTTCGTAAATTTTGGGAGTCGCTCGGCAGCGAAGTCCACGAGATGAGCCCGACCGAGCACGACGCCGTCGTGGCCGCTACGAGCCACATGCCCCACGTTATCGCGGCATTGGTGGCGGCTTCTACTCCCGAAGCGATGCTACAGTTCACCAGTACGGGTTGGGCCGATACCACGCGTATTGCCGCCGGCGACATCGATTTGTGGCGTCAAATCCTGACGACCAATCGGGGCCACGTCTTGCAGTCGCTAGCGAACTTTGAGAAATTGCTGGCTGCCTTTCGAACCTCGCTGGAAGCAGGACAGGAAGAGCACTGGATCAAGCTCCTAAAACAGGGAAAGCACCACCGTGACATTGTGGGAAGTTGATATCTATCCCGCTTCGGGACACGTCGATCGATTGGCCGCCTCAATCGTTGCCGATGCCGAAGACCTGCAAATAGCCACCCACCTCGAAATTGCCACGGCACACGGATTCCTCGTCCAAGCCGATTTCGACGCGGATCACATCAAGCTGCTCGCCGACCAATTGCTGGTCGACAACGTGGTGGAAAGGGCCGTCGTAGCCCAAGCCGGCGAGGCTATCCTGGTGGAAGCGCCCTCCAATCTGTACGACCGCCTGATTCATGTCATGCCCAAGCCCGGCGTGATGGACCCGGTCGCTCAAAGTACGCAGACTGCGATCGCCGACTTCGGCCAACCCGCCGAGGCCGTTCGCACGTTCCGCAAGTACTGGATCGGCGGACTCGACGACGCCCAAACCGAACGCCTGGTCACCAAGCTGCTGGCCAATGACTCGGTCGAACAAGTCGTCCAAGGACCGATCAACCTCGAACGTCTCTCCTTCGGGACGTCGCAGCCGTTCGAGTTGAAGACCGTCAATATCCGCGAGCTAGACGACGATCATCTGCAACTGCTCAGCAAGCAAGGCCAGCTCTACCTGACGCTGGTCGAAATGCAGACCATCCAGAAGTACTTCCAAGAGCTGGGCCGAGACCCGACCGACATCGAGCTGGAAACGGTCGCCCAAACCTGGAGCGAACACTGCAGCCACAAAACGCTCGCCGGTAAGATCGCCTACAAAGACGAAAAGCAAGAGCTGCACTTCGACAACATGTTGAAGGAAACGATCTTCGCCGCGACCCAGCA
This DNA window, taken from Bremerella alba, encodes the following:
- a CDS encoding flotillin family protein; this encodes MQYALLIAQGSDGLLSWFGTTWGILSIIVILVVMAFFGFLILLQSQYKRCPSNRVLVVYGRTGGGKSAQTVHGGAKFVIPLVQDYAYLSLEPIQIEIPLRGALSSENIRVNVPSCFTVAIGTMPGVMDNAAVRLLGLTTNEIRKQAEELIFGQLRQVIASMGIEEINRDRDTFLEHIQRSLEPELNKIGLVLINVNITDITDESGYIDAIGQKAASLAIQLARGDVADNEKMGEIRVASAQRDREVEVANATKARMIGTREAEREQAIRIADLNKEQTVGERAAEFEREAKVKDAEREKRIRMADADAAAIIGERNAEFDREAQVKDAERAKRIRIAEADATAIEGENLSEAKVAASKAELSVKRAEAYERGEIRKREAEGAVQEAENRALAKAAIAEAERVEAEKRALLEAPAKAEKAKIEVDSAAEAAKRRILAQAEADAIYAKLEAEARGEYEKLAKKGAGLKAIVEACGSSKEAFQLMLLEHLDTLAESSAKAISNIKFDKVVVWEGGGQNGRSNTADWLSGMAKTLPPMMQVMKDIGGIELPEALVRYTEDPESLANGQNKPNQQEPSAN
- a CDS encoding type II secretion system F family protein, whose product is MLFSPRISTNQLVQLCRRIGNQLHAGVDLLRIWKREAERATGSLRYNMQVIVDGIEDGHTMHESINHTGEYFPKLFRQMVELGEQTGHLDRIFLELADQYEHQITLRRSFLAGILWPMIQLVLAILIVGFLIYMMGWVSEMTGKKMDPLGIGLVGAKGAIEFFAIIGTIVFLCFCVYLMWSRGKFSFLQLDRLLMNIPGLGVPIRTLCLSRMAWAMSLTIGGGMEIRKAMRLSLEASRSQYYQQFAGQIDRELLAGEEIHNILRQTRSFPPDFLDVVETGEISGMLAESMEKLSNLYQEKARAALLTLSVIGGVIIWMMIAGLIVMVIFKLFFALYLNPLNEALNNPLGDPRR
- a CDS encoding prephenate dehydrogenase — protein: MASDFKQIAILGVGLIGGSIGLAALKRKIADKVVGIGRSEEKLAKAKRQGCITEATTQWQAGIRGADLVVVCSPVESIVPLVEQLVPFCQPGTIITDAGSTKQKIVDTLHLSESIRGRKEVYFVGSHPMAGSDKSGSDHATADLFQNRVTIVTPVAETERTAKATVRKFWESLGSEVHEMSPTEHDAVVAATSHMPHVIAALVAASTPEAMLQFTSTGWADTTRIAAGDIDLWRQILTTNRGHVLQSLANFEKLLAAFRTSLEAGQEEHWIKLLKQGKHHRDIVGS